The genome window AAAAGAATAAAGATCAAAGAACTCTACAAAAACAAGAGTTCAGAAACTTTTATACACAATATGTTTCTCATCATCATTGCTCTATAGAAGCATCTAATCTTCTTGTTAGCCAGGACTGCAGTGATTCTTTAGGTATCCTCAATTTTTGCAAAACCGCTGGTCGCCTAGTTGGAGAATGCATATTTGCTCGTAAAATACCTCTTTCTGCATGTTCTTCCATGTTTGAACACTTCTCCAGATTGTTTACCCCATCCTGGTTTTTGTCATTTCCAATTCTTGATGTTGCTGAAATTacatcaagtcccaaatcatgttGCAAAAGTTTGATTACTGCTCCCTTAATTACACTTTCTTGTCTGACAGCACGTATGCCTACTTCTTGAACTCCTAGAAAGATTTGCACGTCGTCTTTAATTGAATCTCCTGCAACCATATCCAACCACAATATTGATACTTTAAAATTTATTGTAATACGATGGATCTTTGTGCTATATGGACTGCTGACATGACCACAAGTATGCCGAAAtcaccatttggccaatctaatCGTAGTAAAAGGCAGATGTTATCTAAGGGTATATAGTACTTATCAAAAAATTCAAAGAGCTTATAGTAGAGTCCTTGCTGTAATTTACTCTGCATGGATCCAACCTTCTCTAAAGTAAATATTTTGAGACACTGAAGTTGAAAAGGCCAGATCTTTTGAGTTCATCTATTTTCTCACCTGCAGTGTACTTCTCTCTAATCATTCTCAAAACTGCTAGAACCACAATCCGAGCTTCAACCTGTATGTATGCAAAAATTTGATGGGATAAATCAAGAGAATATGTTAAACCATGAAAGTCTACAGAAAGATCAGATGGTTGTATAAGACAAAGGGCGGAGCCACAATACGTgttacgggttcggccgaacccagtaactttgGTCCAAACCCTATATTTGCCATAAGAAATCTATTGAACATGTACAAATTCTTAATTTAGCGCCCAGTAActtaaaagaactagaatttcgaaCCCAGTAACttcaaattctggctccgcctctGATAAGACAGACATCCTCCAGACAAGATAATGATATTTCGATAAAATGATAAGATCACAATGGCAGACCAAGAGATGTGTGTTTAATTTGCTTTTTCCAGAATTTTTTTGTGCGAATATCTAGCTGGATTTTATATTTACCTTACTAAGCCCACGAAGATTAATGGATACACTATTTGCATTATCCTTCTGCAAGTGTTCTGCAACTTTCTCTAGAATCATACTTTCAGGCTCTAAACCAGATCTATTGCGAGAGCTGAAGTAGCCTTTCCTCTGATTGCCATTTTGGATTACTCCTTCACACCACTGCTCAATTAGTTGCTTGAGATAGTAATCATTGGGTTTATACCTGCAATGTTTCATTTGTTGTAAATGAAGAGCATATTGAGAATATATTAAATTGATTATGTTCCTAGACCAATGCTAACCCAATGGTACAAAATGttatccaaaaaagaaaaaagaatagaaAAAAAAAGGAGATATAAAAGTGCCTCCTAACTAAAACTTGTACACGCTCTACATATGCTgtagaaaataaataaacaagTCAGAAAAGCTATTAATGATATTAATTGGGACCATCATCCTTGTACCTTAAAACTAAAAAAAGAACAAACCAAGATGTCCCACAGGAAACGGTGTCTCAACCTCCTCCACTACACCTCCACCTCCCAAGCATGACTTTCACATACCTCCCACTGATTCATGTCCCGTTTATCTCAAGATCCCCTCGAACTTGATATTGCATTTTCACATATCAACACTCTCGAGCTCATCGATACAAAATCCAAAATGGAAATTGAACTAAATTCCAAGGTCAACAGCACCACATGCACCCAGCTCCTTGACAATGCTATTTCAAGTCAATTTGAGGAGAAAAGTATAACCACAGATGACCTCACCGTCAAGGATAACTTTTGGGAACGATGTTGCACTTAGTTTTTAGGGAATCAAAGGATTTCCTACTATTAAGGATTCCATGTGGTTCAATAAACCAAATTGGATTTCCATCGCAAGGTCACAGGAGTGAGTCTGCACTAGCAAATGGCTTTTGAAGCTGATCATTACTGCTTCAAGATAGCCagcttttctttcttctctttttttccttgATTCTTACACTTTCCGCTATCTTAGTGTCTGTTCTATTTATTTTGTTCGGAGCAGGCTATGTTGCCCATTTATCCCATCACAAAGGGAAAGAAGAGCGCAGtgaaattttaaaacaaaacCATAAGCAAGGATCAACAGCAAACACCCATCTATCGAGTGGAATATCTAAAGTTTCTAATGGAACACCAAAGTATAAGAAAAGGCACATTAAGCCTAAAAGATTTCGAGTTACATACCCTGCTTTCCGCATGTCCTGATATATAGCCAAGCATTGTTGTACTTCCTGCAGAGATCCATATCTACTACGAGCTCTAAGTAGAGTATTATATGTGACCTACAAAGCATTATAGAGGTTATAAAGCTGTATATGAATTTGTCGATGTCACATGACAGCCCCCGGGTACCAAATTGCCCTTATTCATTTAAAATGTTATTTCAAGTGTTCTAAAAAGCGCAAAAAGTAACAAAGTGTTGAGGCTTAATGCGAAAAGGGAGAAGTGTAAAGCACCCTTCTTTGAAGTGAAGTGCACAAGTTACAAGAAATTAAAAACTATCAACCATCTATGAATTTAgtacaacaaataataaattgCAACAACTAACTCACTTCAACATCTAATATACAATAATGCTGATATTAATTCAACTCTACAACAGTGAGATTCAAAAAAGCACAGGACACTCGTTGAAATCACTTTTTGAGTCATTGTTTGAAACACTAAAAGGCATGACTCCGCCCATTAAGCAACAACAGTTTGCTTCATATTGCTTCATCGCTTTAAGGCAACAAAATGATGGCTTTTAATAACACtggttatttcaaaacaaaaggTGTGAATATAAATAAAATTCAAGTAATTTCAGGTGGAAATAAAATCAATGCCGTTTTAAGTGCAATCTAGACAAATTAACTCACCATATTTGGTTTTATCTGATATCTTTTCATTGCTGCAAATAATGAAAATGCACTCTTGAAATCTTTAGTTTCCACGCAAACCTGTTAAGTGAAGAGGAATATACAATATGTGAATCTATCATATCAACCATACTTATATAAACATCATATAAACTGTTCATGAAGTAACGTGCTATTAAGAGAGAAGAAAGCTcagaccttgataattgttgtaTATGTCACCACATCAGGTTGAATACCAGCCTCTCGCATGGATCTCAAAATCTGCATTTGCATGAAACAGGTGTAATTCATGTTGCTGTAAAAAAAatcttatatataaaaaattgcATTTTTATTCCATACCTAGTTTTTATAGAGCTGTGTTTTTTGTAGAATTCTTTATGTTGTGCACACAACTCTAACTTTAACATTTACATTAAAAAGTTGGAACCTCATACTAAAGGTGTTACACTTTTGGACGAAACAAGTCATGTACTTTGCACATGATCCATTTTTTAGTCCTTTTTCAAAGCCGAATTTCACTTGCACATCTATTCATTTGTGAATGAAGTCATCAATTGTAATCAAACCTCTAATTTGCCTACAATCCTCTTAATATAGTATTACAAGttagtatttattttataaatatttacaaTAACATTTATATAGTTTTTTGTGCCTTTCTAATGTGAATATCTATAACCTATCTCAATTGGAAATTTCTTAAGTTTTAATTGAATGTTGAATACTCAAGAAAGCAAAACAAAATCTCTTACTCATGCTAACAATAAgtaagcaaaaaataaaaattaaaaacaacTCTTGCATATGTAACTTCTTTTTCGTTGCAGATAACATTTCGCAACCAACCAAACTATATGCAAAGGAATTTCAATTGCAATGCCTGTTTTTGTCCTCTATGATAACTAATTTCAGTTTCAATGTGTAAATTCATATCTTTTGAACTATGTCAATCTCCCAAGTAATATCTGAGCCTAGCTAGGTTAGGATTAGAGAAATGAGTAAACAAAAGAAGTCAAATACTAACAGAGGCAAAGTAGCAGTTAAGAAAGTTAACTAAACTCCACATTCCACCTTTCTTTCTTTAAAGCAAGCACACAATAAGGCAGCTATGGAATTTAGTAAGATATGCAGACCAAATAGTTATTTATACTACAAAATATCTTTCCACGTCTACTAGTACTTGCAAGGTTCAATTATTTGAAGAGTTATAGCAAATTCCCAAGACAATCAGTACTCCATTAACCCATGCCGTAGCGGAACTGGTTAGATGTTGGCAAAACAATCAAAAGAAAAGGTGATCTTTTTGTCTTCTCTTTCTTCCTTTTCCATTTGGAGTTGAACAATTTGCATAGGGCATGGACTTCAGAACCATTGCCCGCCGAACCAAAACAACAGCAGAATTTGGATGAATTAGATGTAGGACAGATAGCAACTGCTGGTGCAGAGGAAAAAGACATGTCATTGAGTGCTTAAGACCTAATTAAGTTAATTTCATGGCTCTTAGCAGCTTAAAAGTTTTACATAAAAGTGGAGGTACAAAACTGCAAAGGGACTTCCTAACAGGATGCCGTGTCTCTTGTTTGTTTCAAATGCTGATCATGATACTTATCACATTAAACCGCAAATGTaaagaaagaaagagaacatGTTCAACCCCCAACAAAAAGCAGTGACTAAGATAACGGAAATAGCACTACTGCATGCTAACTGAGGGAAGTGACCTCCAACAGTTGCACAAGGTGATGGCTTAGACTGGCGCAGGGCATCTTTTAAACAAAAAGACCAGCTAAATATGGTCTAAGTGCCATGTTCCTGTTACAGTTAAATGAAATAGATTACATTACCTGCAGAGCACCCTCTACATTTCCTGATCCTCCACAGATGTCAATCAAAATAGACCAGCTGATATGGTTAGGAGAAAGACCTACTTTCTTCATCTCTTCCATCAAAGCTTTTGCTCGGTAGTAATCACTCCCGCATGCCTTCATCAAAGTATTATAGATCGAAGTAGTAGGTCTAAATGAAATCCTTGTAGAGAAATGTCCATGAGGTGAAGCAGAAGTGCAGTCGGGTATACTACCAGAAACCATAAGTGTGGGGGAGAGATCAATGGTATTGTCTGTCTTGCTGCCTAAATCTCCACAATTATCCTTCTGCAGAGCATGTTCCTTCCAGGACCTGAATAGTCGAAAGGCCCTATCATATTGGCAGGCCTCAACACATGCATGAAGAAGAATGTTGTAACATTGTGAATTAGGTTCACAACCAGCCTGAAGCATCTCTTTAAATAACTGAATGGCTTGGTCTACCAGGCCTGCATTGGCACAGGCACTGATCAATGAGGACCAAGTAACAATATTGGGAGTGACACCAGCTGATAGCATATCTCTTTTTATTTTAAGTGCCATCTGCCACATTTTTGCGTCTGCAAATACCTATAATATCAAAACAGAGGATGTGAATATATTCTTTTTCCTGATAAGTCAAAAAGTATCATTTATAAACACCACGGCGTGTCAAAAAAGTGTGTATGAGATGTGTGTGTGGCTCTGATCGAGTCATACATTGTCTTCCACCAAGTTTGACCAACTATCCATACAACATGATATTTTCTCGTTACACCAAAAATCCAATTGAACTAAAAAAGATCTTAATGCTTTCTACATCATTCTCACTATGTGTAGAAATATAGAGGATGTGAACATGTAATCAACAACGTATCACACAGCAGCTTTACCTGGATGTGGAAAAACGATTCAGGGATAGTGAAACCAGTAAATGTGTTATCTAATCTATGGATCCATGTTCAAAAGAATTcctctcttttttccttattaTTTAATATAGCCCCTTGCCTCTAGGAGAACATAGTAAAGTGAGATATTCAGTCAGAGAAGCACATCAACTATCTCAGTTTTATACTGCAGCACGAATAAGGTGAGACTTCACAGCTTTTTGTTCGTAGTTATGGGCGATATCAAGCAATGGATTCCATCCACAAGGTTTTAAATGTTCAACACAATTCTTCTTAAATTAGGAGGCCCAGTTATACCTTAATTAAAGTGCTGTACGTGAAGACATCCAATTTCAATGTTCCTGCGAGTTCTAAATGCTTTAGCTCCCCATATATTTCTTTGGCCAGATCAACTCTTGTAGCAAGACAACATGACTTCAGAAGGATATTGTAAGATGTCAAATCAGCTGGAACACCTAGTTTCTGAATGACAAGAAATGAAGTGAATAAAAATTCTCCTCCTTGGTATTTTCAGctaacaagaacacaacaatagaTAAATCTTGATAAACAAACAAGATCCCATGCCCAAATACAAATCACAAAATAGGAAAAAATAAATTGAACATTACATTTTAGAATTCTTTAATACTAGCCAAACTTCCCTCATCAGATGCATTTAAGAAACAAAttgaagattaaaaaaaaaaatcaccctGTGCCAGCAGAAAACTAAATTTATATCATACACAGGATTTGTTTGGGATGAAAAGGGAAAGGATTTGGAGGAATAAAAAATGTATTCCCCTTATTAGGTCAGGAAATAAAAGAGTGCTATACAGCAGTCCATCTCAGCTTCTCAAACCCTCTGGAACTTAATGGAAAGGAGAAGTAAAACAGACTTCCTCACTGGCTGCGCGAACAACTAGAGGTAAACAGTGAAAACTtcacctaaatttttttaaaaataaaaattgaaatgaTAAGGTTTTATCATACAGCAATAAGACTGTGCTGGAGATCTATGCAGTGAAAATTTCAGCTAATGGAACTAAAATACTTGTAAAGAGCATCTATCCCTTCATTACTGGACACTGCACCTCCTTTTACATGTGAGTTTTTCTGCATGCGAGTTAGACTTGTTGATGTTGTGTATGTGTGCTTTGTGGTGCAGAACAAAGAGAGTAAGAAAAGGCTTACTTGCATTTGCTTGTATATATCCAAGGTGTAACTCAAGTCACAGGCATTTACATTCATGAGGCTGTTGAAGACATAAATGTTTGGTGTAAACTTGCTAGCAATTAACCCCTGCACTGAAATTTAATGTTATATACGCATGAATCAACCAAGAATAAAGCCGAACTACAaccaaaaataaaagtaaaagatcATTCTACTTGTTCCTTTATAAGTTTGTTACATCTGAGCTCCACCTATGCTGTAAAAAAATGTCTCAGAGGAGAGATGCTTGTTTCTTTGATTATGTGTTTGATAATCAGCATATGGGCAAGCCAAATTATTTTATGGGCTGCGCaggtggaaataaattgatcccAGGTAGCAGTGAGACTCGAACTTGAAAGTTGAGAACTCTATCAAGTTCGACTTCGTTCCGAATTACAAGCTCTAACtttaataaaagcttaacttactAGAGAAGGGTGAATTAGTTAGTTAGTTACtcaacaattttattttatttttaaaaaaaagcaaaaacaaataAGGAATTAGAATGAAGTCAAGGATATTCTAATTTCTTTTACTATGTGTGATGCGCAATTCCCATGCCTCCATACAACTATATTGTTTTCCAAATCCCTTTATTACTCATAACAATAAACTGATTCTGCAAATAAGTATTTATCAACAAAATCTTAATGAATCGACAAGGTTTTCTTTCTCATATAATCGGATCACCTGTAACCCCTTTATTGTGATAAATAAGAGCAATTTATTGATTGCAAGCATCAAGTCTTGGATTACCGTAACAGGAAATCTGATTTATTAATTAGATGCACAAGTCTATCTAAGATTCAAATGGTATACGATACCTCATATATGGACCTGGACTTCATGTAGTCACCACAAAGACCACAAACATCTATTATTGTGCGGTAGATATACAAATTCGGGGTGTCCTGGTTCTGCTTGGATGCTTCAAAGACAGTTAGAGCAGACGCCAAATctcctttcttcccaaattcaagAATTACAGTACAGAACATAATGTCCACATGTGGAAAAATATGTGCATACCTGCAGAGAGTCATGATTGAACTTACACAGTAAAGACATGTCAGGTAATCATGGTTTCCTCTATGATAGTACTATGTTTAAAGCATTTCTCAATCCATTATAAAACCAAGAGAAGTGAATTTCCAagcacaaaagaaaagaaaaccatTAATTGGATAATGAATGCAGGAAACTGACAAGTACCTGGAGCAAACAAAGTTCAAGACCAGGCGGATAAAGTGAACCAACCAACTAAACATAAGATATCTGGAGCTTCTATTTAAGTGAACTAACAGCCCTGGTAATAAATATCATTCATTTTGTGCAGGTATGCCATATATCTGCTTTTCAGTGCCTCAATTCAATCACAAGCAATGAAGCGTAGATGAAAAATACTTCTAACCCATTCCTTGATCataaaagaaaaaagagtttCTAACCCATTCCAAGAAATAATAAGAAGGCAGGCCTAACGTATGACTAACTATCACTGTGTCATTGACAAGTTACGTATGTTCAACTGAAGAGGCTTTAGCCACCCACAGGAAAGAGTGTACAGAACAGAAAAAGTCACTAGTCTAACTACCTTTCCTGGAACATGTCTCAAAGATGGTATATGAGATGAATTTTTTTTTCGATAGGTAGTATATGAGATGAATATCACTTATGCCTCATCCAAATAGCTAGGGCTGCTATATGAATCCTTTGCATCCATACTATTATATTCAGGTCCATTTCATTCTTTTGATAAGTCCATTCAGGTCAATTTCTTTACAACACTAAAAAGTTGTCATATAAGGCAAATTAGTAGTTCTCCGAAACTAGAAATGCTATCAAACGCAAATTTATCCCAACACTGTCATACAAGTCTCTGATAAAGAAAAAGGACTCTTGAAAATAGCAAGTAAACTTTAATTCCAACTAGTTGCCGTCGCCAAAAGAGATGAGCTTGAGAACCAACAAGCACCATTAAAATAATGCCAAGAAAAGGAGAGAATGGTGGATAAAGGTCCTAAATCTTGTCCTATTATGTTCCTTATTTTCATTTCGGGAAAAAGAAGTATCAAACCCAGAGTCTCGAGCATATCTACTACAGATATCCAAGTACCTATGTGTATTTTGGTCTTAAAACCATAATCTTTACATATATTCAACTTTAAAGTTTTAGAACTAGCCGTGTCCCGGTCCACTTGTGTGCACCTTGACTTACCTCCTACCAGTACAGCTACCAGATAACTCTGCCCACCTAGACTAACATATGGGAAGAAATCATGCTGTGTTTTTTCTTTCGGCTGGGATTTGAACACATCCTCCCAGGACTTTCCCACTTCATTGACTACAAGGCCATACCTTTGGGTGCACATTGATCTCTATGTTCTGATGTCCATTAATCTTTATGCATGCCACATGTTAGTCAAACATATTCTAGATGATTGATCACTCAATATGACCACAAATGTATATATTCTCCTCAGAAGAAAATAGTGGGAAAACTAACAACTCTGCTATCAAGAATAATTCGGTAAATGTCAAAAACGATATTTCagataaataaaataaagaaaaatgtcTTAATGGAGTCACCATTACAAGACATATTCGAAGAACTGCACTATTTGAGAGAACAAAGAGAATTTGAACCAAAACCCAACTCTAAGAGGTCTATGCGAAGATTGGGAAACCGAAGCTAACTAAGCATATCACTGATAGAGAGTCTAAACACAATAAATATAGTGATTCCACCTAGATAGTAGGAAGATGCATATGTTACATGCTTAGGCACATGGAGTTTGTCAAAATAAAAACATTAGAGGTGCTGCACAATAGAAAAGGACAATGAAAAGTGCTTAATGATAGTTACTTGTTTCATACTCACAAAAACAACTGTTTTGTTATTCATGATAAACAACCATTTTATTTTTATGCAGTCATCTCAAATGGAGCATTATGTATCAAGAACATTTCAAATTCATGCCAAATTGGAAGAGTAATACCTTACAGCTGTATTTGGCTTTCTTTGGCTGATACAAAGTCTTATAATCTCAGACGGCTTCACTAATTCCTTAATTGGCATACCACACCCTGAAGCAATAGCATATCTTAAAATATATCAAAATGCGAATGTATTTATAATAATCTTCACAAGCCTATTTGGAGAAAGATTTTTGGCCATATGCAATTCAAAAAATCTATAAACTTCAAGCATTTTGGTTTTGCACCTTTTTAGATATATTAGATATACCAAACAAATGTTGGAATTTGAGATACATACTCAAACACTAGTCATTTAAGCCTTTAATTTAGATTAACAAATAGAGTTAAAATTATATAAAGCGTCGGTGTAAGGAATTTTTACAACATCATGTCACATTTACTGTATAATTTTCAAGAATACAAATCCCATACTTTAAGGAAGCTTTACCGGTAGATATAACTTAAACTCTAGCAAATAGCACTTGAAAACATATCTGAAATCATATATGTATACCTTAACAGTAATTGGAGAATAATGTAAGAGCATAACACATAAATTATACCTTTAAGTGTTTCCATCAAGCTCACAGCTTCCTCAATTTCACCACATTCCATAGTCCGCCTACACTCTCGAGAAAGAGAATCAATAGCAGCTCCATCGAGCAGCTTCAACGGCTCAATCCCTAGCTTCTGCGCCCCCGTCAAAAGCTCAACAACGCTCCTTAGCTTCCCTTCCTCAAGTAAACGAACAATTCCATCAGAAACAATCTTCGCATTCAACAAAGCCGCGAATTCCGCCGCATTCACTCCCGAAACCACAACGCTCTCCGCGATCATCAATGAATCATTGAACCTCCCATCCTGTGCTAGCTTCGACGCCAATTCTGCATAGTATTTGAGACCGTGAACATTCTGTGAAGCGGAATCCCATCGCAGTGTAGATAGAAGTGGAGACTGAGTAGGCTTTTGTTTGGGCTTGAATTTAGGCTTGGGCTTAGCGGTGGCGCTGCGGTGGTGATGTGGCGGAGTAGGGGAGGAATTGGGCGGGAGAGTAATGGAAGAAGATGGAAGAATCACCAGCGCTTCTCTCATTCCTAGCCAACCGTTTTTCTGTTGGATGTGAAATGCATTTTTAAAAAGATTTTTGGTGTTGTGCTGTAATTTTTGGAGACTGGGATTGAATTTGAAAGGCGGAGGCGTTTGCACTTGCTGTGTACTTTAGCCGTTGTTTGGTAAGTAAAGGATAAAAATGAAAGGGGAATATGGGAGAAAATGGAGGAAATCCACTCTTTTTCACAAGttgaaagaaagagaaaaatacaAATAGAATAAGAAAATTGTGGATCAaaagttaaaattatttttacGTCTCtactttttccttcttcttttttatttgcgttaaagagagaaaaaaatggtTAAATTGtatgttttgttttatttttctacTATGCGAGTGAAGAAATGGATCCTAtattacagcttgtttggatggttgttacgtatcgtttcataatgtatcgtattgtattgtattgtatcgtttgaTGAATATAATTTTTGGATAGATTGTGTCGTTTGCCATCATTTTATGATATCACACACCAACAATATGAataataaacttgtaatattattaaaaaaaattatgatatggtatataaaaaggtagggtaaataataaaataaaattattttataataatgaagggtgagattgagagaaaaagacaaggtagcgacgcgaccacaccaaattcgttacataaagtggcacatttcgtcgttacgtaatgaCGGATtaaacgatacgatacaataaaatttaactaaCAATCAAAACAGACATCATATTTAAATTAACAATActatacaatacaataggtaacaatcctccaaacaagttgttaaggACTTAAGGTGGTATCATTTTCTTTATTAACTTCTAATCATTTAGGGGTGGTTTGGTAGCCGGTTAGAAAGGAGTTATTCATGTATTAAAAATAGGATAACTTTATACATTGTTTGGTTAAAAGAATGGGAAAAAATAATCTCCACATAGAAGCTAGCATAAATTATACACaatgtttgttttttttttcctcttttccaCATAAAATGTAGCATTGCTAatacaatatttggttcatgtttttcttttccgcataactaatacatgtataagttatgagGGAATCTATGTATTATTTATGAAGGGTAGAAGGTggaataacttatacatgtattagtaataCTTGTATTAAAACACAAAATGACAAGAATACTATTTATtcaaacttatatatatatatatatatatatatatatatatatatatatatataaactatactaacaattttaataaaataaagtaagctaataataaataacactcgcattatatttatattattaatcTCCCCATAACTAATCCATgcataactaatcccaacataactcaGTCTTGCATAACTTATccctgcataactaatacatgcatTACTTATTCCTGCATAACCAATACATACATAACTAATACCTGCATAATTAatacatatataactaataccTGCATAACTCTAACCGACAACCAAACTGACCCTAAAGGCTTTACCATTCTCTTTGCAATTTTAAACAAGATACGTTAGTAGGATTTTACCCCAGCATTGTATGTTCTTGCAGGTCGttctttaataatttaattttggtGTGTTACTCTTTAATctttatgataattatatatTACTCTTAATTAATTATCTTTTATCACTATAGTCTTACACCTAACCAACATTGGGAGTATATAGTTCGGTTTTTTGTGGTTTTTGTCTTAATTTTCACATTGGAATTAAAtgggtaatttttaaaatttaagaaCATAAATCAATCAAATGATGAAGAAGATTAACGAGTCTTAGTTTATGAAGAATATTATGTTGTTTAAACTTAAAGGCGGACATGCAGGAGCTTCataaaattaaaagtctaagttTAATTGTTTTATTAAAGAATAAAACTTAAAAATAAAAGCAACATCTAGAAGGACATGATTTGTTAGAAATGAAAGCGTGAGAAAGTTGACGAGAGAGAGTTTGTTTCTTATATGAGACACATGCATTAATGAAATACGAGGAATAATAGAAAGAATTAAGAGACGTCACCAAACGATCACATAAAAAACTacaaaatgatgaaaaataatagaGAAAATGAAATTATATTGTGAAAGGCCGAAAAGGTATAATATGATATGCCAAAGATCCAATTATTTAATTCATGTTTAGTGAGTCACGCAATCATAAATATTGCATATAGTAATATGTGCTTAGTATTAAAATTTGTGGCTCACATGATgattttaaaatacaaaatgaaCTTCAACATCATCGAGTTATCATCAAAAAAAAATTGCGACATTTATTGCATAGGGAAGGGGATCCCATGACCAAGGTTACTTGGGCCAACTTAGGAGCCCTTTATGGTCAAAATATGATCTTTTTTAGACCAATCAATTTGCACGCGAAAATATTTGGTGATTGAGAATGTGGTACAATATTTAAAAAGTTATGTACGATGCATTATTCTTAGACCTTTCTAATATGCAGGAATGATTGACGATGAAAGTGTGGTGTGATGCTATTCCATATAGCTCGAAAAAGCTTGAAGATTGCATGAATCAAAGTTGGAACAAAAATAAAAGggataaaaaactaaaattgagAACGGTATCATAGCGGTAGTGTACCAATATTATAGTTTCTTGAAAAAGAATGCAGTAAAGATAGATTG of Nicotiana tomentosiformis chromosome 7, ASM39032v3, whole genome shotgun sequence contains these proteins:
- the LOC104097648 gene encoding pentatricopeptide repeat-containing protein At5g02830, chloroplastic isoform X1, yielding MREALVILPSSSITLPPNSSPTPPHHHRSATAKPKPKFKPKQKPTQSPLLSTLRWDSASQNVHGLKYYAELASKLAQDGRFNDSLMIAESVVVSGVNAAEFAALLNAKIVSDGIVRLLEEGKLRSVVELLTGAQKLGIEPLKLLDGAAIDSLSRECRRTMECGEIEEAVSLMETLKGCGMPIKELVKPSEIIRLCISQRKPNTAVSSIMTLCRYAHIFPHVDIMFCTVILEFGKKGDLASALTVFEASKQNQDTPNLYIYRTIIDVCGLCGDYMKSRSIYEGLIASKFTPNIYVFNSLMNVNACDLSYTLDIYKQMQKLGVPADLTSYNILLKSCCLATRVDLAKEIYGELKHLELAGTLKLDVFTYSTLIKVFADAKMWQMALKIKRDMLSAGVTPNIVTWSSLISACANAGLVDQAIQLFKEMLQAGCEPNSQCYNILLHACVEACQYDRAFRLFRSWKEHALQKDNCGDLGSKTDNTIDLSPTLMVSGSIPDCTSASPHGHFSTRISFRPTTSIYNTLMKACGSDYYRAKALMEEMKKVGLSPNHISWSILIDICGGSGNVEGALQILRSMREAGIQPDVVTYTTIIKVCVETKDFKSAFSLFAAMKRYQIKPNMVTYNTLLRARSRYGSLQEVQQCLAIYQDMRKAGYKPNDYYLKQLIEQWCEGVIQNGNQRKGYFSSRNRSGLEPESMILEKVAEHLQKDNANSVSINLRGLSKVEARIVVLAVLRMIREKYTAGDSIKDDVQIFLGVQEVGIRAVRQESVIKGAVIKLLQHDLGLDVISATSRIGNDKNQDGVNNLEKCSNMEEHAERGILRANMHSPTRRPAVLQKLRIPKESLQSWLTRRLDASIEQ
- the LOC104097648 gene encoding pentatricopeptide repeat-containing protein At5g02830, chloroplastic isoform X2, whose product is MREALVILPSSSITLPPNSSPTPPHHHRSATAKPKPKFKPKQKPTQSPLLSTLRWDSASQNVHGLKYYAELASKLAQDGRFNDSLMIAESVVVSGVNAAEFAALLNAKIVSDGIVRLLEEGKLRSVVELLTGAQKLGIEPLKLLDGAAIDSLSRECRRTMECGEIEEAVSLMETLKGCGMPIKELVKPSEIIRLCISQRKPNTAVRYAHIFPHVDIMFCTVILEFGKKGDLASALTVFEASKQNQDTPNLYIYRTIIDVCGLCGDYMKSRSIYEGLIASKFTPNIYVFNSLMNVNACDLSYTLDIYKQMQKLGVPADLTSYNILLKSCCLATRVDLAKEIYGELKHLELAGTLKLDVFTYSTLIKVFADAKMWQMALKIKRDMLSAGVTPNIVTWSSLISACANAGLVDQAIQLFKEMLQAGCEPNSQCYNILLHACVEACQYDRAFRLFRSWKEHALQKDNCGDLGSKTDNTIDLSPTLMVSGSIPDCTSASPHGHFSTRISFRPTTSIYNTLMKACGSDYYRAKALMEEMKKVGLSPNHISWSILIDICGGSGNVEGALQILRSMREAGIQPDVVTYTTIIKVCVETKDFKSAFSLFAAMKRYQIKPNMVTYNTLLRARSRYGSLQEVQQCLAIYQDMRKAGYKPNDYYLKQLIEQWCEGVIQNGNQRKGYFSSRNRSGLEPESMILEKVAEHLQKDNANSVSINLRGLSKVEARIVVLAVLRMIREKYTAGDSIKDDVQIFLGVQEVGIRAVRQESVIKGAVIKLLQHDLGLDVISATSRIGNDKNQDGVNNLEKCSNMEEHAERGILRANMHSPTRRPAVLQKLRIPKESLQSWLTRRLDASIEQ